In a genomic window of Flammeovirga agarivorans:
- a CDS encoding CBU_0592 family membrane protein: MNLTDWIGSIGVFQILLAYVLNITGTLDKDSLTFKLLNFFGASLACTASVLMNYIPFIVLEGVWAFVSLVSLFQKRKQSSD; the protein is encoded by the coding sequence ATGAATTTAACAGACTGGATAGGATCAATAGGTGTTTTTCAAATCTTACTGGCCTATGTTCTTAATATTACAGGAACTTTAGACAAGGATAGTCTTACTTTTAAGCTCCTTAATTTCTTTGGTGCATCTTTAGCATGTACTGCTTCCGTACTCATGAATTACATCCCATTTATTGTATTAGAAGGGGTATGGGCTTTTGTTTCATTAGTTTCGCTATTTCAAAAAAGAAAACAATCTAGTGATTAG
- a CDS encoding phospho-sugar mutase, with the protein MDQVINQKVSEWLEGSYDEETKAEIKRLQAEDPQELNESFYKSLEFGTGGLRGIMGVGTNRMNKYTVGMATQGLANYVKSQVNESPKAAIAYDCRNNSSFFAEVAANVLAANGFTVYLFDELRATPELSFAIRELGCHTGIVLTASHNPKEYNGFKAYWADGGQVVPPHDGNIVAEVRKIASVDDVKWEGGEGKVVKINAEVDEPYLKMLEGLAVSPEAIKAQKDLKIVFTSIHGTGITMVPRILERLGFENVHIIEEQAVVDGNFPTVVYPNPEESEALSMALAKAKEIDADILLGTDPDADRVGIAIKNHKGEWTLLNGNQTAALLFNYVISARKKAGKAQPNDFVCKTIVTTDLIDRFAKANGMPCYNVLTGFKYIAEVIKEKEGKENFIVGGEESYGYLIGDSVRDKDAIAASSMICEMAAYYKNEGKSMFDQLIDIYVEHGYFKEKLISITKKGMSGAEEIAQMMKDLRANPPATINGSTVLEMRDYQSSETTDLTSGEKSVINLPKSNVLQFILEDGTKISARPSGTEPKIKFYFSVNTSIASADEFDSADAALEEKVAKIIEDMKLN; encoded by the coding sequence ATGGATCAAGTAATTAACCAAAAAGTTTCTGAGTGGCTGGAAGGCTCATATGACGAGGAAACAAAAGCAGAAATTAAGAGATTACAGGCTGAAGACCCACAAGAACTAAACGAAAGTTTTTACAAATCACTTGAATTCGGTACTGGTGGTTTAAGAGGCATCATGGGTGTTGGTACTAACCGTATGAACAAATACACAGTTGGTATGGCAACTCAAGGTCTTGCAAACTATGTAAAGTCCCAAGTGAACGAATCTCCAAAAGCCGCTATTGCCTACGATTGTAGAAATAACAGTTCGTTTTTCGCAGAAGTAGCAGCAAACGTACTAGCAGCAAATGGATTCACAGTTTATTTATTTGACGAATTAAGAGCTACACCTGAATTATCCTTCGCAATCAGAGAATTAGGTTGCCACACTGGTATTGTACTAACTGCTTCACATAACCCGAAAGAATATAATGGCTTTAAAGCTTATTGGGCTGATGGTGGTCAGGTAGTTCCTCCACACGATGGAAATATCGTTGCTGAGGTACGTAAGATCGCTAGCGTTGATGATGTTAAATGGGAAGGTGGAGAAGGTAAGGTTGTAAAAATCAACGCAGAAGTTGATGAACCTTACTTAAAAATGCTTGAAGGTTTAGCTGTTTCACCAGAAGCAATTAAAGCTCAAAAAGATCTTAAAATCGTTTTCACTTCTATCCACGGTACAGGTATCACAATGGTTCCTAGAATCTTAGAGAGATTAGGATTTGAAAATGTACATATTATTGAGGAGCAAGCAGTAGTAGATGGTAACTTCCCTACTGTTGTTTATCCAAACCCTGAAGAATCTGAAGCATTGAGCATGGCTTTAGCAAAAGCTAAAGAAATTGATGCTGATATTCTTTTAGGTACTGACCCTGATGCTGACCGTGTAGGTATTGCTATCAAAAACCATAAAGGTGAGTGGACATTACTAAATGGTAACCAAACAGCTGCGTTATTATTTAACTATGTTATCTCTGCTCGTAAGAAAGCAGGTAAAGCACAGCCAAATGATTTCGTTTGTAAAACAATTGTAACTACAGATCTTATCGATCGTTTTGCAAAAGCAAACGGAATGCCTTGCTACAATGTATTGACTGGATTCAAATACATCGCAGAAGTAATCAAGGAGAAAGAAGGTAAAGAAAACTTTATCGTAGGTGGTGAAGAGTCTTACGGATACCTAATTGGTGATTCTGTTAGAGACAAAGATGCCATCGCTGCTTCTTCAATGATTTGTGAGATGGCTGCTTACTACAAAAATGAAGGTAAGTCTATGTTTGATCAACTTATCGACATCTATGTAGAGCATGGGTACTTCAAAGAGAAATTAATCTCAATCACTAAGAAAGGTATGTCCGGTGCGGAAGAGATCGCTCAAATGATGAAAGATCTTAGAGCTAACCCTCCTGCAACAATTAACGGATCTACAGTTCTTGAGATGAGAGATTACCAATCTTCTGAAACTACAGACCTTACGTCAGGTGAGAAGTCAGTTATCAACCTTCCGAAATCGAATGTATTACAGTTTATCTTAGAGGACGGAACCAAGATTTCTGCTAGACCTTCTGGTACAGAACCTAAAATCAAGTTCTACTTTAGTGTAAACACTTCTATTGCATCAGCGGATGAGTTTGATTCTGCAGATGCTGCCTTAGAAGAAAAAGTAGCGAAGATTATTGAAGACATGAAACTGAACTAA
- a CDS encoding LysR family transcriptional regulator gives MDERLLRFFVAVYEEKNLSRAAEKCFVSQPNISNGIKTLEELLNKELFIRHKKGVTVKEEGHLLYPIAKRILGELNALPEMFQKSEFTQKVVIGVADSLPQELKKHFFRTITEEVPNIEWDIRPMDRSCEINLLVREWKFEEHLFLPLWKEDYVLCIPNNHPLCEKELIEITDLEGVPFIHCPPCEAHQQSLSILNDLGGKWKTVANCATKNDVLTLLIAGLGITFLPESFVREWDGFQIKSYNGPMSYREVGLSYPKDSLSNPAIASIVSIFSNQDGL, from the coding sequence ATGGATGAAAGATTACTTAGGTTTTTTGTAGCAGTTTATGAAGAGAAAAACCTTTCTAGAGCAGCAGAAAAGTGTTTTGTTTCTCAGCCCAATATCTCTAATGGAATTAAAACGTTAGAAGAATTATTAAATAAAGAATTATTTATCAGACACAAGAAAGGTGTAACCGTAAAGGAAGAAGGCCATTTGTTGTATCCAATTGCTAAACGTATTCTAGGGGAGTTAAATGCTTTACCCGAGATGTTCCAGAAAAGTGAATTTACCCAAAAAGTAGTGATTGGGGTAGCTGACAGTTTACCCCAGGAATTAAAGAAGCATTTTTTCAGAACAATAACCGAAGAAGTACCTAATATTGAATGGGATATTCGTCCTATGGATAGATCATGTGAAATAAACTTATTAGTGAGAGAATGGAAGTTTGAAGAACATCTCTTTTTGCCTCTTTGGAAAGAAGATTATGTACTTTGTATTCCTAATAATCATCCACTTTGTGAGAAGGAATTGATCGAAATAACAGATTTAGAAGGTGTGCCTTTTATCCATTGTCCTCCCTGTGAAGCACATCAACAAAGTCTCTCAATACTTAATGATCTAGGCGGGAAGTGGAAAACAGTAGCAAATTGTGCTACAAAAAATGATGTACTTACTTTATTGATAGCTGGTTTGGGAATTACCTTTTTGCCGGAGTCTTTTGTGAGAGAATGGGATGGATTTCAAATCAAATCGTATAATGGTCCTATGTCTTATCGAGAGGTTGGCTTATCTTATCCAAAAGATAGTCTTAGTAACCCGGCAATAGCCTCAATAGTAAGTATTTTCTCTAATCAGGATGGACTCTAA
- a CDS encoding family 20 glycosylhydrolase, with the protein MNKLFTYLPLLLIGLASCMGSKDSTKKDIAIHWQQKANEANEQHESLATLTIKNIGGIDLNKKGWALYFNNKPCTQVNINAIGDEVIIKRINGDFFEITPSDKFQGLTKGDSLVLDLYTNSPVIKYSDQANGFYFIFDKEGKKEFYEPSVSYGLMTPEMAKMSDDDTYEIENEFIRYDKNKQLTKVALNTKSKIIPTPLKVSDGKGKVDLAQFTEIVADASTQKQAQLLKAYYKEAFNKDLKVVEKATGTATSIVLSNKKASFSNSDEAYTLNISKNGVQILGSSKGIVYGIQSLRALFPVKGESSIVTETRIQDAPRFGYRGFMIDVARNFQTKETILHLLDIMGFYKMNTLHFHITDDEGWRIELERFPELIEIGSSRKHPDSPYATIPSYGSGPKGTEGVSNGYYTTQDYIEILQYAQARNIEVIPEVDMPGHARIAINAMAYRAEKLKKEGKSNAEANEFLLNDPNDKSEYSSVQGFDDNTICPCQESSYNFMDALVLEFQKLYKKAGVPLQTIHFGGDEVAHGVWEKSPLCAEFMKENKLKDIEALKGYYAVRVANLAKKNNVKLQLWDDILHHAEGMSPNNLTLNAWDNSWGTGTEDFGYKRANEGYDVILTSVSSLYLDMAYTKEVDEPGFYWGDYNDTRNVFNYLPTHFFSIDHKLRTGGKVTVEELKDKEKLTKKGLSHIKGIQGAMWSETLKSSDRLEYMIYPKLIALAHRAWVPSVVKGNETGKVIEKNLDAKWNVFANTIGQRDMNRLASWGRNYRIPPVGLQVNKGEVEANIAYPGLTIRYASSEESLDENSPEYTHAVKLDKPMQFAAFDKYGNKSRVITVSPTTILPKKTL; encoded by the coding sequence ATGAACAAATTATTTACATATCTACCTCTACTTCTTATTGGACTTGCATCTTGCATGGGTTCAAAAGACAGTACCAAAAAGGACATTGCCATTCACTGGCAACAAAAAGCTAACGAAGCAAATGAGCAACATGAGTCTTTGGCAACATTGACAATCAAAAACATAGGGGGGATAGACCTTAACAAAAAAGGCTGGGCACTTTATTTCAATAACAAGCCATGTACGCAAGTTAACATCAATGCCATTGGCGACGAGGTAATCATTAAAAGAATTAACGGTGATTTCTTTGAGATCACACCTTCAGATAAATTCCAAGGCCTTACTAAAGGAGATAGCCTTGTATTAGATCTATATACCAATAGTCCAGTAATCAAATACTCAGACCAAGCGAATGGTTTCTACTTTATTTTTGATAAAGAAGGAAAAAAAGAATTTTATGAGCCATCTGTTTCTTACGGTCTAATGACTCCAGAAATGGCAAAAATGTCTGATGATGATACTTACGAAATTGAAAATGAATTCATCAGATATGATAAAAACAAACAATTAACTAAGGTTGCTCTAAATACAAAAAGTAAAATCATCCCTACTCCATTAAAAGTTAGTGATGGGAAAGGCAAAGTAGATTTAGCACAATTCACTGAAATTGTTGCTGATGCATCTACACAAAAGCAAGCTCAATTATTAAAAGCATACTATAAAGAAGCTTTCAACAAAGATTTAAAAGTTGTTGAAAAAGCAACTGGTACAGCTACTTCAATAGTTCTTAGTAATAAAAAAGCAAGCTTCTCTAACAGTGATGAAGCATATACTTTAAATATTTCTAAGAATGGTGTTCAAATTCTTGGCTCTTCAAAAGGTATTGTTTACGGTATCCAATCGTTAAGAGCACTTTTCCCTGTAAAAGGTGAATCATCAATCGTTACTGAGACTAGAATTCAAGATGCTCCACGTTTTGGGTATAGAGGTTTCATGATTGATGTTGCAAGAAATTTCCAAACAAAAGAAACTATCCTTCATTTATTGGATATAATGGGATTCTATAAGATGAATACATTACACTTCCATATCACAGACGATGAAGGTTGGAGAATTGAATTAGAGAGATTTCCTGAGTTAATAGAGATTGGATCATCAAGAAAGCATCCAGACTCACCATATGCTACTATTCCATCTTATGGATCTGGTCCAAAAGGAACAGAAGGTGTTTCAAACGGTTATTATACAACTCAAGATTATATCGAAATACTTCAATACGCTCAGGCTAGAAATATTGAAGTTATTCCTGAAGTAGATATGCCTGGTCATGCTAGAATTGCTATCAACGCAATGGCTTACAGAGCTGAAAAACTTAAGAAAGAAGGCAAATCAAATGCTGAGGCTAATGAATTCTTATTGAATGATCCTAATGACAAATCAGAATATTCTTCAGTTCAAGGATTTGATGATAACACTATTTGTCCTTGTCAGGAATCTTCTTACAACTTTATGGATGCTTTAGTACTAGAGTTCCAAAAGTTATATAAAAAGGCTGGTGTTCCTTTACAAACTATTCACTTTGGTGGTGATGAAGTAGCGCATGGTGTTTGGGAAAAATCACCACTTTGTGCTGAATTTATGAAAGAAAACAAGCTAAAAGATATTGAGGCTCTAAAAGGATATTATGCTGTTAGAGTAGCCAACTTAGCGAAGAAGAATAATGTAAAACTTCAACTTTGGGATGATATTCTTCACCATGCTGAAGGGATGTCTCCAAACAACTTAACACTTAATGCTTGGGACAACTCTTGGGGAACAGGAACGGAAGATTTCGGTTACAAAAGAGCCAATGAAGGTTACGATGTGATTCTAACATCAGTATCAAGTTTATACTTAGACATGGCATACACTAAGGAAGTGGACGAGCCAGGGTTCTACTGGGGTGATTATAACGATACAAGAAATGTCTTCAATTATTTGCCTACTCACTTCTTCTCAATTGATCATAAATTAAGAACAGGTGGAAAAGTAACTGTTGAAGAATTAAAAGATAAAGAGAAGCTTACAAAGAAAGGGCTTTCACATATAAAAGGTATTCAAGGTGCAATGTGGTCTGAAACACTAAAATCTAGCGATAGATTAGAATACATGATCTATCCTAAACTAATTGCATTGGCACATAGAGCTTGGGTTCCTTCAGTTGTAAAAGGAAATGAAACTGGAAAAGTAATTGAGAAAAACCTAGATGCAAAGTGGAATGTTTTCGCCAATACTATTGGTCAACGAGACATGAATAGATTAGCATCTTGGGGCAGAAATTATAGAATTCCTCCTGTAGGGCTTCAAGTAAACAAGGGCGAAGTGGAAGCTAATATTGCTTACCCTGGATTAACCATTCGCTATGCTTCTTCTGAAGAATCTTTAGATGAGAATTCACCAGAATATACACATGCAGTCAAGTTAGACAAACCTATGCAGTTCGCAGCTTTCGATAAATATGGTAATAAGAGTAGAGTGATTACAGTTTCACCTACTACTATTCTTCCGAAAAAAACACTATAA